The Alphaproteobacteria bacterium genome contains a region encoding:
- a CDS encoding tripartite tricarboxylate transporter substrate binding protein translates to MKVWSALALLLALTAPAAAEYPDHPVRLIIPFPPGGSNDVVGRLVANQLSEKLGHKVFVDNRGGAGGVLGTEAAAAAAPNGYTLLIVSIAHAVNPALYKLNYDPIKSFTPISILATGPNVLAVNPQLPVKTVAELVALAKEKPGELDYASAGVGSFQHLGGELFKLTASVNLQHVPYKGGGPAMQDVIAGHVKIMFSSLVQTTPFIQSGQLRALGVGGTKRNPILPDVPTIAEAGVPGYEANNWWGIMAPAGTPKEIVDRLYKDIQSTLKSPELTQAFDREGAAAVTMSTEEFAKYIENEIVKWGRVVKEGNIKAQ, encoded by the coding sequence ATGAAGGTTTGGAGTGCGCTTGCGCTGCTGCTGGCTCTGACCGCGCCGGCCGCGGCCGAATATCCCGATCATCCGGTGCGGCTGATCATCCCGTTCCCGCCTGGGGGCAGCAACGACGTGGTCGGGCGGCTGGTCGCAAACCAGCTCTCCGAGAAACTCGGCCACAAGGTGTTCGTCGACAACCGTGGCGGCGCTGGCGGCGTGCTGGGCACGGAAGCCGCCGCCGCCGCGGCGCCGAACGGCTACACGCTGCTGATCGTCTCGATCGCGCATGCCGTGAACCCGGCGCTCTACAAGCTCAATTACGATCCGATCAAATCCTTCACGCCGATCTCGATCCTGGCCACCGGGCCGAACGTACTCGCCGTCAATCCGCAACTGCCGGTCAAGACTGTGGCCGAGTTGGTCGCGCTCGCGAAGGAGAAGCCGGGCGAGCTCGACTATGCCTCCGCGGGCGTCGGCAGCTTCCAGCATCTCGGTGGCGAATTGTTCAAGCTCACCGCCAGCGTGAACCTGCAGCACGTGCCCTACAAGGGGGGCGGCCCGGCGATGCAGGACGTGATCGCCGGCCACGTGAAGATCATGTTCTCCTCGCTGGTGCAAACCACGCCGTTCATCCAGTCCGGCCAGTTGCGCGCGCTCGGCGTCGGCGGGACGAAGCGCAATCCGATCCTGCCCGACGTGCCGACCATCGCGGAAGCGGGCGTGCCCGGCTACGAGGCGAACAACTGGTGGGGCATCATGGCGCCCGCCGGGACGCCAAAGGAGATCGTGGATCGCCTTTACAAAGACATCCAGTCGACGCTGAAGTCGCCGGAGTTGACCCAGGCCTTCGACCGTGAAGGCGCCGCCGCCGTGACCATGAGCACGGAGGAGTTCGCCAAGTACATCGAGAACGAAATCGTGAAGTGGGGCCGCGTCGTGAAGGAAGGCAACATCAAGGCGCAATAA
- a CDS encoding TauD/TfdA family dioxygenase — translation MSSLASKSGPRYRHTAGEEEPYETISVEKLTPIIGAEISGVDIGKLVSDERSNSQMDEIHRALAENVVIFFRDQQISPQQHLAFGRKFGELHIHPAAPHEEGEPALMKIYADRNSPRANGEGWHTDVSCDEEPPMGSILYIKQCPPRGGDTLFANMYAAYESLSDRMKAYLEGLTALHDGEMAYRGLYANYGVADKQAYPRAEHPVVRTHPVTGRKALYVNRGFTSHIIGLPRDESDAILRYLYEHCENPLFQCRFRWTENAIAFWDNRCAQHRAMWDYWPHTRSGNRVTVKGERPV, via the coding sequence ATGTCATCGCTCGCCAGCAAATCGGGCCCGCGCTATCGCCACACCGCAGGCGAGGAGGAGCCCTACGAGACGATCAGCGTCGAGAAGCTCACCCCGATCATCGGCGCGGAGATTTCCGGCGTCGACATCGGCAAGCTCGTGTCCGACGAGCGCTCGAACTCGCAGATGGACGAAATCCATCGCGCGCTTGCCGAGAACGTGGTGATCTTTTTCCGCGACCAGCAGATCTCACCGCAGCAGCATCTCGCCTTCGGCCGCAAGTTCGGCGAGCTGCACATCCATCCGGCGGCGCCGCACGAGGAGGGCGAGCCGGCGCTGATGAAGATCTATGCGGACAGGAATTCGCCGCGCGCGAATGGCGAGGGCTGGCACACCGACGTCTCGTGCGACGAGGAGCCGCCGATGGGCTCGATCCTCTACATCAAGCAATGCCCGCCGCGCGGCGGCGACACGCTGTTCGCCAACATGTATGCGGCCTACGAGTCGCTGTCGGACCGGATGAAGGCCTATCTCGAGGGGCTGACCGCGCTGCACGACGGCGAAATGGCCTATCGCGGGCTCTATGCGAACTACGGCGTGGCGGACAAGCAGGCCTACCCTCGCGCGGAACATCCGGTGGTGCGCACGCATCCGGTGACGGGCAGGAAGGCGCTCTATGTGAACCGCGGCTTCACCTCGCACATCATCGGCCTGCCGCGCGACGAGAGCGACGCGATCCTGCGCTATCTCTATGAGCACTGCGAGAACCCGTTGTTCCAGTGCCGCTTCCGCTGGACCGAGAACGCGATCGCGTTCTGGGACAATCGCTGCGCGCAGCATCGCGCCATGTGGGACTACTGGCCGCACACGCGCTCGGGCAATCGCGTCACCGTGAAGGGCGAACGGCCGGTTTAG
- the mtgA gene encoding monofunctional biosynthetic peptidoglycan transglycosylase, whose translation MARKPRSVAFRVLRAAVILVLIVLLLPYVLAPLYRIVDPVSALTLWRRSTGHRVERIWVPLGAIAPALPRAVMAAEDARFCVHHGIDFGELRAAIEDADDISEMRGGSTIAQQTAKNLFLWPGRSVVRKALEFPLALWLDLVLGKRRLMEIYLNIAEWGPNGEFGAEAAARHAFGKPARDLSAREAALLAAILPNPVARSAARPSPGVRRLAGIYEGRAGRITAECLRRPG comes from the coding sequence ATGGCGAGAAAGCCGCGAAGCGTTGCATTCCGTGTCCTGCGCGCGGCCGTCATCCTGGTCCTGATCGTCCTGCTGCTGCCCTATGTGCTGGCTCCGCTCTATCGCATCGTCGATCCGGTCTCGGCCCTGACGCTGTGGCGGCGCTCGACCGGGCACCGTGTCGAGCGCATCTGGGTTCCGCTCGGCGCGATCGCGCCCGCGCTCCCGCGCGCCGTCATGGCGGCCGAAGACGCGCGCTTCTGTGTCCATCACGGCATCGATTTCGGCGAGCTGCGCGCCGCCATCGAGGATGCGGATGACATCTCCGAGATGCGTGGCGGCTCGACCATCGCGCAGCAGACCGCCAAGAACCTGTTCCTGTGGCCGGGACGGTCGGTGGTGCGCAAGGCGCTGGAGTTTCCGCTCGCGCTCTGGCTCGACCTTGTGCTCGGCAAGCGCCGGTTGATGGAGATCTATCTCAACATTGCCGAATGGGGTCCGAACGGCGAGTTCGGCGCCGAGGCTGCGGCGCGCCATGCCTTTGGCAAGCCGGCGCGGGACTTAAGTGCCCGCGAGGCGGCGCTTCTTGCGGCGATCCTACCCAATCCGGTCGCCCGGAGCGCTGCGCGGCCGAGCCCGGGCGTGCGCCGGCTCGCCGGCATTTACGAGGGACGGGCGGGGCGGATCACGGCCGAGTGCCTGCGCCGCCCGGGCTAG
- the ggt gene encoding gamma-glutamyltransferase, which translates to MTFRDFHLPGRSPVYAREGMAATSHPLASIAAIDMLKAGGTAADAAIAAVATLCVVEPAMTGIGGDCFCLVAKPDAPVWGYNGSGRAGSGASAEKLRAKGVHHKIEATSPHAVTVPGAIEAWDAILKAHGRFGLDRTLAPAIRHAEDGFPIAPRVAYDWAGVVNKLAPHAGSVKHYLVNGHAPEVGHVMRFPALAATLKAIAKGGAKAFYEGDIAADIAATVQAAGGDVVADDLARHKGDAVTPISTNYRGLDVVELPPNGQGLTALVLLNILENFDLAKLDPFGAERYHLALEAARLAFGVRDAHIADPAFMRAPVAGLLDKGFATKLSALLNPDKRVPLPKAPAPTSDTIYMTVVDRDRMAVSIINSLYSAFGTGICTEKSGIMLHNRGTGFVVEADHPNMIAPGKRPMHTIIPALAMRGGRCVMPFGVMGADYQPMGHAHVITNMTDYGMDVQQAIDAPRVFFVGENTEIEHGVSAQAFEGLKARGHNVVLRPAPHGGGQAIVIDWERGLLIGGSDPRKDGCAIGY; encoded by the coding sequence ATGACATTTCGCGATTTCCACCTGCCCGGCCGCTCGCCCGTCTATGCGCGCGAAGGAATGGCCGCGACCTCACACCCGCTGGCGAGCATCGCCGCAATCGACATGTTGAAGGCCGGTGGCACTGCCGCCGATGCCGCGATCGCGGCGGTCGCCACGCTCTGCGTGGTCGAGCCCGCCATGACCGGCATCGGCGGCGACTGCTTCTGTCTGGTGGCGAAGCCCGACGCGCCGGTCTGGGGCTACAACGGCTCGGGCCGCGCGGGCTCTGGGGCGTCTGCCGAGAAGCTCCGCGCCAAGGGCGTGCATCACAAAATCGAGGCGACGTCGCCGCATGCCGTGACCGTCCCGGGCGCCATCGAAGCCTGGGACGCGATCCTCAAGGCGCATGGCCGCTTCGGGCTTGATCGCACGCTGGCCCCCGCGATCCGGCATGCCGAGGATGGGTTTCCAATTGCGCCGCGTGTCGCCTATGACTGGGCCGGCGTCGTCAACAAGCTCGCACCGCACGCGGGCTCGGTGAAGCACTATCTCGTGAACGGCCACGCGCCCGAGGTCGGGCATGTCATGCGTTTCCCGGCGTTGGCCGCAACCTTGAAGGCAATCGCGAAGGGCGGAGCGAAGGCCTTCTACGAGGGCGACATCGCGGCCGATATCGCGGCGACCGTGCAGGCCGCAGGCGGCGATGTCGTGGCGGACGATCTGGCGCGCCACAAAGGTGACGCCGTCACGCCGATCTCGACGAATTATCGCGGCCTCGACGTCGTCGAACTGCCGCCGAACGGGCAGGGGCTCACCGCGCTGGTGCTGCTCAATATCCTGGAGAACTTCGATCTTGCGAAGCTCGATCCGTTCGGCGCGGAGCGCTATCACCTCGCGCTCGAAGCGGCGCGGCTTGCCTTCGGGGTGCGTGATGCGCACATCGCCGATCCCGCCTTCATGCGCGCGCCGGTTGCGGGGCTGCTCGACAAGGGCTTCGCTACAAAACTGAGTGCGCTGTTGAATCCAGACAAGCGCGTGCCGCTGCCCAAGGCGCCGGCGCCGACCAGCGATACCATCTACATGACGGTGGTCGATCGCGACCGCATGGCGGTGTCGATCATCAACTCGCTTTACTCGGCCTTCGGCACCGGCATCTGCACCGAGAAGAGCGGGATCATGCTGCACAATCGCGGCACCGGGTTCGTGGTGGAGGCCGATCATCCGAACATGATCGCGCCGGGCAAGCGGCCGATGCACACCATCATTCCGGCGCTGGCGATGCGCGGCGGCCGCTGCGTGATGCCATTCGGCGTGATGGGCGCGGACTACCAGCCGATGGGACACGCGCACGTCATCACCAACATGACCGACTACGGCATGGACGTGCAGCAGGCGATCGATGCGCCGCGCGTGTTCTTCGTCGGCGAAAACACCGAGATCGAGCACGGCGTGTCGGCGCAGGCGTTCGAAGGGCTCAAGGCACGCGGCCACAACGTGGTGCTGCGGCCGGCGCCGCATGGCGGCGGACAGGCCATTGTGATCGACTGGGAGCGCGGGCTGCTGATCGGCGGGTCGGACCCGCGCAAGGACGGCTGCGCGATCGGGTATTAA
- a CDS encoding RraA family protein, which produces MAAKRSPLEMARAASASARAAADMLQKTEDLSPRLAMLYTGVVHDVMRGMGLTDFTLPHTLHPVTVARTIAGPVFTVRGKVSPMAEPHDTLLAWTGFLSKAKSGHVVVIAANDEEVAHMGELSGETLVRKGVPGVIADGGCRDVEFLIEMGFPVYARYATPRDIVGYWMVDAMDVPIKIGPVSIAPQDYLLADRDGIIVLPAQKRPKSCRRQPSRSAPRARSAPRFCPAWIRRRRISSSGSSSGGREVPTRS; this is translated from the coding sequence ATGGCAGCTAAGCGCAGCCCGCTCGAGATGGCGCGCGCCGCAAGCGCAAGCGCGCGTGCTGCGGCCGACATGCTGCAGAAGACCGAAGACTTAAGCCCGCGTCTCGCGATGCTCTATACCGGCGTGGTGCATGACGTGATGCGCGGCATGGGGCTCACGGACTTCACGCTGCCGCACACGTTGCATCCCGTCACCGTCGCGCGCACGATCGCGGGTCCGGTCTTCACGGTGCGCGGCAAGGTCTCTCCAATGGCCGAGCCGCACGACACACTGCTCGCCTGGACCGGCTTTCTTTCCAAGGCAAAATCCGGCCACGTGGTGGTGATCGCGGCCAACGACGAGGAGGTCGCCCACATGGGCGAGCTCTCCGGCGAGACGCTGGTGCGCAAGGGCGTGCCCGGCGTGATTGCCGATGGCGGCTGCCGTGACGTCGAATTCCTGATCGAGATGGGCTTTCCGGTTTATGCGCGCTACGCGACGCCGCGCGACATCGTCGGCTACTGGATGGTCGACGCGATGGACGTGCCGATCAAGATCGGCCCCGTGTCGATTGCACCGCAGGACTATCTGCTCGCGGACCGCGACGGCATCATCGTGCTCCCCGCGCAAAAGCGGCCGAAATCGTGTCGGCGGCAGCCGTCGCGGTCGGCACCGAGAGCCAGATCCGCACCGCGATTCTGTCCGGCATGGATCCGCAGGAGGCGTATCTCAAGTTCGGGAAGTTCTAGCGGCGGGCGGGAGGTCCCGACACGATCGTGA
- the kynU gene encoding kynureninase: MTRDDALALDRADPLAHARARFVLPQGVNYLDGNSLGSLPRGLAERVAQTVTHEWGEGLIRSWNAAGWYEAPGRIGAKLAPLLGAAPHQVTVTDTISVNLFKLLVAAARMRTERKVILAERGNFPSDNHIVESVARMMGLTARFVPAGEIATAIDADTAVVELSHVNYRTAEIQDMAAITRAAHEKGALIVWDLAHSSGAVELHLDRDQADFAVGCGYKFLNGGPGAPAHVYVAERHLPALDQPLTGWFAHAAPFAFADDFAPAGGIRAMLCSTPQMLSMVAFEAALTAFDGIAMRDVQAKGRALGDLMIALADERLVPHGVGIASTRDGAPRGNHVSLTHPEGHRIMQALIARGIIGDFRAPDVMRFGFGALYVRYVDVFDAVTALEEILRFGAWREVPLPKPGAVT; the protein is encoded by the coding sequence TTGACACGCGACGACGCACTCGCCCTCGACCGCGCCGATCCTTTGGCGCACGCCCGCGCGCGTTTCGTGCTGCCGCAGGGCGTCAACTATCTCGACGGCAATTCGCTGGGCTCGCTGCCGAGGGGCCTGGCCGAACGCGTTGCGCAAACCGTTACACACGAGTGGGGTGAAGGCCTGATCCGCTCCTGGAACGCGGCCGGCTGGTACGAGGCACCTGGGCGAATCGGCGCGAAGCTGGCACCGCTGCTCGGCGCCGCGCCGCATCAGGTGACCGTCACCGACACGATCTCGGTCAACCTGTTCAAGCTGCTGGTTGCGGCCGCGCGCATGCGCACGGAGCGCAAGGTGATCCTCGCCGAGCGCGGCAACTTTCCCTCCGACAACCATATCGTCGAGAGCGTCGCGCGCATGATGGGACTCACGGCGCGCTTCGTGCCGGCGGGCGAGATCGCCACCGCGATCGACGCGGACACGGCGGTGGTCGAGCTTTCCCACGTCAACTATCGCACCGCCGAAATCCAGGACATGGCGGCGATCACGCGCGCCGCGCATGAGAAGGGCGCGCTGATCGTCTGGGATCTCGCGCATTCGAGCGGCGCGGTTGAGCTGCATCTGGATCGCGACCAAGCGGATTTCGCGGTCGGCTGCGGCTACAAGTTTCTCAACGGCGGCCCGGGCGCGCCGGCGCATGTCTATGTGGCGGAACGGCACTTGCCGGCGCTCGACCAGCCGCTCACCGGCTGGTTCGCGCATGCGGCGCCGTTCGCGTTCGCCGACGATTTCGCGCCCGCCGGCGGCATCCGCGCAATGCTGTGTTCCACGCCGCAGATGCTGTCGATGGTGGCGTTCGAGGCCGCGCTTACTGCCTTCGACGGCATCGCGATGCGTGACGTGCAGGCCAAGGGCCGCGCGCTCGGCGACCTGATGATCGCGCTCGCCGACGAGCGCCTTGTGCCGCACGGCGTCGGCATCGCGAGCACGCGCGATGGCGCGCCGCGCGGCAACCACGTTTCGCTCACGCACCCTGAGGGCCATCGCATCATGCAGGCGCTGATCGCACGCGGCATTATCGGCGATTTCCGCGCGCCCGACGTCATGCGCTTCGGGTTTGGCGCGCTCTATGTGCGCTACGTCGATGTGTTCGACGCGGTAACGGCGCTGGAGGAGATCTTGCGGTTCGGTGCGTGGCGCGAAGTTCCGTTGCCGAAACCGGGCGCGGTCACGTAG
- a CDS encoding class II aldolase/adducin family protein yields the protein MLQEAIKNGVELETERWQARVDLAAAHRLCVMNDFHEGIFNHLTYRVPGTNDRYYQIPFGLYWSEVTASCFMEVGYDGTRLSGEGEVERSCYCIHAPIHKLAQHAGAVFHTHMPYASALSRLKDQRILPIGQTEIAIGMHTAYDNSYGGPAFDPKEGERLVGVIGDKKILMMASHGIATVTPTISEAFDLLYYAERACQQIILAMQTGRELNILPQHVIDDAIKEFKTAPGYGNKKPHVWHFEAMKRILDKKEPDYKN from the coding sequence ATGCTCCAGGAAGCGATCAAGAACGGCGTCGAACTCGAAACCGAGCGCTGGCAGGCACGCGTCGATCTCGCCGCCGCGCACCGGCTCTGCGTGATGAACGACTTTCATGAGGGCATCTTCAATCACCTGACCTACCGCGTGCCCGGCACCAACGATCGCTATTACCAGATCCCGTTCGGCCTCTACTGGTCCGAGGTGACGGCGAGCTGCTTCATGGAAGTGGGCTATGATGGCACGCGCTTGTCGGGCGAAGGCGAGGTCGAGCGCTCCTGCTACTGCATTCATGCGCCGATCCATAAGCTCGCGCAGCACGCCGGTGCGGTCTTCCATACCCATATGCCGTACGCGAGCGCGCTGTCGCGGCTCAAAGACCAGCGCATCCTGCCGATCGGCCAGACCGAGATCGCGATCGGCATGCACACCGCCTACGACAACAGCTATGGCGGGCCCGCGTTCGATCCCAAGGAAGGCGAGCGGCTCGTCGGCGTCATCGGCGACAAGAAGATCCTGATGATGGCGAGCCATGGCATTGCGACTGTGACCCCGACGATCTCCGAGGCCTTCGATCTGCTCTATTACGCTGAGCGCGCCTGCCAGCAGATCATCCTGGCGATGCAGACAGGGCGCGAGCTCAACATCCTGCCGCAACACGTGATCGACGACGCGATCAAGGAGTTCAAGACCGCGCCCGGCTACGGCAACAAGAAGCCGCACGTCTGGCACTTCGAGGCGATGAAGCGCATCCTCGATAAGAAAGAGCCGGACTACAAGAACTAG
- the rpmF gene encoding 50S ribosomal protein L32 produces MAVPKKKTSPSRRGMRRSADALKRPAYVDDKDSGELRRPHHIDLKTGMYRGRQVLKVKTEA; encoded by the coding sequence ATGGCTGTTCCGAAGAAAAAGACCTCGCCCTCGCGCCGTGGCATGCGCCGTTCGGCCGACGCGCTCAAGCGCCCGGCCTACGTCGACGACAAGGATTCGGGCGAGCTGCGCCGCCCGCACCACATCGACCTGAAGACCGGCATGTACCGCGGCCGGCAGGTGCTCAAGGTCAAGACCGAGGCCTGA
- a CDS encoding cupin domain-containing protein has translation MNNPYLFDLAKSKPAVVKPGGTVQGAYEKVFPIVTGQKAAMFLVVLKPGGIREPHWHPDAWEFDYCIKGKARMSVVGPNNEWKLFDVEPGQVVFVPMGFFHYFENIGDEDLHFLVSFNNSGAESDDDIGVSVSLGGIPNHVLAATFGVPEKVFDQVPKLHEEVTIVSGPPARR, from the coding sequence ATGAACAATCCCTATTTGTTCGATCTCGCGAAATCGAAGCCGGCGGTGGTGAAGCCGGGCGGCACGGTGCAGGGCGCTTACGAAAAGGTGTTCCCGATCGTGACGGGGCAGAAGGCCGCGATGTTTCTCGTGGTGCTCAAGCCTGGCGGCATCCGTGAGCCGCACTGGCATCCGGATGCCTGGGAATTCGACTACTGCATCAAGGGCAAGGCGCGCATGTCGGTGGTCGGCCCGAACAACGAATGGAAGCTCTTTGACGTCGAGCCCGGGCAGGTGGTTTTCGTGCCGATGGGCTTCTTCCACTACTTCGAGAACATAGGCGACGAGGACCTGCATTTTCTGGTGTCGTTCAACAACTCCGGCGCGGAGAGTGACGACGACATCGGTGTTTCGGTCTCACTCGGCGGTATCCCGAACCATGTGCTGGCGGCGACCTTCGGCGTGCCCGAAAAGGTTTTCGACCAGGTTCCGAAGCTGCACGAGGAAGTCACGATCGTGTCGGGACCTCCCGCCCGCCGCTAG
- the msrB gene encoding peptide-methionine (R)-S-oxide reductase MsrB translates to MDVKTYPVTHTDAEWRKILTPEQFHIMREHGTERPGSCALNYEKRAGTFTCAGCGQVLFKSKKKFESGTGWPSFNDPEAGAVEESHDRSYGMVRTECHCSRCGSHLGHVFPDGPPPTGLRYCINGVAMNFQPE, encoded by the coding sequence ATGGACGTAAAGACTTATCCGGTCACGCACACCGACGCCGAGTGGCGCAAGATTTTGACCCCCGAGCAGTTTCACATCATGCGCGAGCACGGCACCGAGCGGCCGGGGAGCTGCGCGCTCAATTATGAGAAGCGCGCCGGCACTTTTACCTGCGCGGGCTGCGGCCAGGTGCTGTTCAAGTCGAAGAAGAAGTTCGAGAGCGGCACCGGCTGGCCGAGCTTCAACGATCCGGAAGCGGGCGCGGTCGAGGAATCGCACGACCGTTCCTACGGCATGGTCCGCACCGAATGCCATTGCAGCCGCTGCGGCAGCCATCTGGGCCACGTCTTCCCGGACGGGCCGCCGCCGACCGGATTGCGCTATTGCATCAACGGCGTAGCGATGAATTTCCAGCCCGAGTAA
- a CDS encoding VOC family protein, with translation MSTFTYDHIHIRSTDPEKTAAYYERMFGAEIIRSMQEGKTRIDMKIGGQDVFIAPVAPGSGVNPPPVTPYQGLDHFGLRVKNIDQVVADLKAKGAEFTMELNSPRPGIKICFVRGPEGVSIEVLERAGQ, from the coding sequence ATGTCGACCTTCACCTACGACCACATCCACATCCGCAGCACCGATCCGGAAAAGACCGCGGCTTATTACGAGCGCATGTTTGGCGCAGAGATCATCCGCTCGATGCAGGAGGGCAAAACGCGCATCGACATGAAGATCGGCGGGCAGGATGTGTTCATCGCGCCGGTGGCGCCGGGAAGCGGCGTCAACCCGCCGCCGGTCACGCCCTATCAGGGGCTCGATCATTTCGGACTGCGCGTGAAGAACATCGACCAGGTGGTGGCCGACCTGAAGGCGAAGGGCGCGGAGTTCACCATGGAGCTCAACTCGCCGCGGCCCGGTATCAAGATCTGTTTCGTCCGCGGACCCGAAGGCGTGTCGATCGAGGTGCTGGAGCGCGCCGGCCAATGA
- a CDS encoding DUF1345 domain-containing protein translates to MSSESTSAPNYPRRTPRIIRIIRTRPRLFISILVGLIVAGLLFAVTDWRAATKLLFGWDIAVGLYLVLAATLVSRSDVHRLKRRAANQDEGNLAILFLVVAAAIASLGAIFAELGTAAGQTRQPGQLILATATVVLSWAFIHSIFALHYAHEFYGEGRDRQIGGMSFPDDNEPDYWDFAYFAFTVGMCAQVSDVTVSSKSIRRTVLTHSIVSFLFNAALLALTVNIAASAI, encoded by the coding sequence ATGAGCTCCGAGAGCACCAGTGCGCCGAACTATCCGCGCCGGACACCGCGGATTATTCGCATCATCCGCACGCGCCCGCGGCTGTTCATTTCGATCCTGGTGGGACTGATCGTCGCTGGCCTTTTGTTTGCCGTCACGGACTGGCGCGCCGCCACCAAGCTTCTCTTCGGCTGGGACATTGCTGTCGGGCTTTATCTCGTGCTCGCCGCCACCCTCGTCTCCCGCTCCGACGTGCATCGCCTCAAGCGCCGCGCCGCCAACCAGGACGAAGGCAACCTCGCGATCCTGTTCCTGGTTGTCGCGGCGGCGATCGCAAGCCTCGGCGCGATCTTCGCCGAGCTCGGCACGGCGGCTGGACAGACCCGCCAGCCGGGGCAGCTCATCCTGGCGACCGCAACGGTGGTCCTCTCCTGGGCCTTCATTCATTCGATTTTCGCGCTGCATTACGCGCACGAGTTCTACGGAGAAGGCCGCGACCGGCAGATCGGCGGCATGTCGTTTCCGGACGACAATGAGCCCGACTACTGGGATTTCGCCTACTTCGCCTTCACCGTCGGAATGTGCGCGCAGGTCTCCGACGTGACGGTCTCGTCCAAGTCGATCCGCCGCACCGTGCTGACGCACAGCATCGTCTCGTTTCTGTTCAATGCCGCGTTGCTGGCGCTCACCGTGAACATCGCGGCGAGCGCGATCTGA
- a CDS encoding epoxide hydrolase family protein has product MKAEPFRLQIPDAAIADLRERLARTRLPDEPPLAPWSTGTSVAYLKSLIGYWQNGFDWRAWEGKLNSFPQYTLAIGGIDLHFIHAPSRRPDAPPLLLSHGWPGSVFEFHKIIPLLTEHFTVIAPSLPGYTLSYRPGQHRFGIIEIAELFPELMTALGYDKFGAQGGDWGSFITSVLGHRFPDRVTGIHLNLLPVRRDPAMLQNPNTEEKTYLAQLNNFLKEETGYQWIQGTKPQTLAFGLTDSPAGLAAWIVEKFHAWTDNSGNPEDAVSRDEMLANISLYWFTGAIGSSFWPYYARMHGPWPIPDGETVTVPMGYAEFPREILSPPRSLAARTFTDIRRWTRMERGGHFAALEQPEALAREMIAFFAELA; this is encoded by the coding sequence ATGAAAGCAGAGCCATTCCGGCTTCAGATTCCCGACGCGGCGATCGCCGATCTGCGCGAGCGCCTCGCGCGCACGCGCCTGCCCGACGAGCCGCCGCTCGCGCCGTGGTCCACGGGCACCAGCGTCGCGTATCTCAAGTCGCTCATCGGTTACTGGCAGAACGGCTTCGACTGGCGCGCCTGGGAGGGAAAGCTCAACTCATTTCCGCAGTATACGCTGGCCATCGGCGGCATCGATCTGCATTTCATCCACGCGCCGTCGCGGAGGCCGGATGCACCGCCGCTTTTGCTTTCGCATGGCTGGCCTGGCTCGGTGTTCGAGTTCCACAAGATCATCCCGCTGCTCACCGAGCATTTCACCGTGATTGCGCCATCGCTGCCCGGTTACACGCTCTCTTATCGGCCGGGCCAACACCGTTTCGGCATCATCGAGATCGCCGAGCTGTTTCCCGAACTGATGACGGCGTTGGGGTACGACAAATTCGGCGCGCAGGGCGGCGACTGGGGTTCGTTCATCACGTCCGTACTCGGCCATCGTTTCCCGGACCGCGTCACAGGCATCCATCTCAATCTGCTGCCAGTACGGCGCGATCCCGCGATGCTGCAAAACCCGAACACCGAGGAAAAAACCTACCTCGCGCAGCTCAATAATTTCCTGAAGGAGGAAACCGGCTACCAGTGGATCCAGGGCACCAAGCCGCAGACGCTTGCGTTCGGCCTGACCGACTCGCCGGCCGGCCTCGCCGCCTGGATCGTGGAGAAATTCCACGCCTGGACCGACAACAGCGGCAATCCGGAGGATGCGGTCAGCCGCGACGAGATGCTCGCCAACATTTCGCTCTACTGGTTCACCGGCGCGATCGGCTCATCGTTCTGGCCCTACTATGCGCGCATGCACGGGCCGTGGCCGATCCCCGACGGCGAAACCGTGACGGTGCCGATGGGCTATGCGGAATTCCCGCGCGAGATCCTGTCGCCTCCGCGCTCGCTTGCCGCGCGCACCTTCACGGATATCCGCCGCTGGACGCGCATGGAAAGGGGCGGCCACTTCGCGGCGCTGGAGCAGCCGGAAGCGCTGGCGCGGGAGATGATCGCGTTTTTCGCAGAGCTTGCCTGA